The genomic segment GTAAAATCACCCCGGAACACCGCACGCAACGCGTCCACGATGTGCTTGAACGGATTGAAATCCGAGAGCACCTGGAGCCAGCGCGGCGCCAGCGTCATCGGCAGGAGAATGCCCGAGAGCAGCAGGATGGGCAGCGCCAGCGCGTTGACCAGCGGCGCCAGCGCATCCTCGCTCTTGGTCGCCATGCCGATGGCATTGGAGATGAAACTGAAGGCTGCTCCGAGGAGGGCGATGAGCACGAGGCCGATCACCAGTGCCGCGGGCGGCACGCGCAGGCCGAAGAAATAGGCAGCGGCCACGAGGACGATGGCCTGCACGACGATCACCACGACATCGCGCAACGTGCGCCCGGCGATGAGGGCGGTGCGCGGAGCAGGCGTCACCATCTGCCGGTCGATCACGCCCGACCGCCACTCGGCGATGATCCCGAAGCCGACGAAGAGGCCGCCGAAGATCCCGAGCTGCACGAGCAGGCCGGGGACGAAGACCTGCCAGGCGTCGCCTTCAAAACCCGAATTCGCGGCGACGGTCTGCAGGAGCGGACCGAACAGGGTCAGGTAGAGGATGGGCTGCATCAGCCCGATCAGCACCCAGAGCGGCTGGCGTACGGACAGCAGCATGGCGCGCGAGAAGATGATCCAGGTGTCGCGAAGGAAAGTCATTGGTCCTGCCCCAGGTTCGCCAGTTCCTCGTCCGCAAGCGGCTCGAGTTCGGGATGT from the Youhaiella tibetensis genome contains:
- a CDS encoding ABC transporter permease; this encodes MTFLRDTWIIFSRAMLLSVRQPLWVLIGLMQPILYLTLFGPLLQTVAANSGFEGDAWQVFVPGLLVQLGIFGGLFVGFGIIAEWRSGVIDRQMVTPAPRTALIAGRTLRDVVVIVVQAIVLVAAAYFFGLRVPPAALVIGLVLIALLGAAFSFISNAIGMATKSEDALAPLVNALALPILLLSGILLPMTLAPRWLQVLSDFNPFKHIVDALRAVFRGDFTSPIVFIGLGLAVVLVIIGAWFGNRVLAAQTK